In a single window of the Nicotiana tomentosiformis chromosome 10, ASM39032v3, whole genome shotgun sequence genome:
- the LOC138899678 gene encoding uncharacterized protein — protein MRERMFRTTGILETSGVSFTTFQFSRAAFRWWEAYERRRPIDAAPLTWPEFSIFFLEKFVPQSHREELHRQFERLRQDGMSVTQYEMRFCELARHVVWLVHTDRERIQRFVDGLTYQLRLLMTRERVSGATFDEVTDIAWQIDIVRSQERGKREAKRPRGSGDFSSVPSGGQFYRDRGRPYSYHQGQSYLSDLPAQSSSHAPLVQGSSAPGSSSRYSGARSSLQSPPPFVGRGYFECEDMGHIKRPDAVASDAVITGIVSVFHRKASILFDPSSSYSYVSSYFAHHLDIPRESLDSSVHVSMLVGDTIIVERVYRLCIVTIGSLDTRVDLSMVDFDVILGMDWDVSVDTPTIDSVPVVQEFTDVFPTDFPGMPPDRDIDFGIDLVPGTQPISIPPYRMAPADLMELKEQLQELLNKGFIRPSVSS, from the exons aTGCGTGAGCGGATGTTTCGaacaacgggtattctagagactagtggggtctcgttcactacttttcagttttctagggctgccttcagatggtgggaggcttatgagaggcgcaggccgatcgatgcagcaccacttacatggccggAGTTCTCCAttttcttcttggagaagttcgtgccgcagtctcatagagaagagttgcatagacagtttgagcggcttcgtcaagatggcatgtctgtgacacagtacgagatgaggttttgtgagttggctcgtcacgtagtTTGGCTAGTTcacactgatagggagaggattcagAGGTTCgtcgatggcctcacatatcagttgcggttgcttatgactagggagagggtatctggtgctacttttgatgaggttacTGACATTGCTTGGCAGATAGATATAGTCCGCAGTCAGGAGCGGGgtaagagggaggccaagaggcctcgtggatcagGTGATTTCAgcagtgttccttcagggggtcagttttaccgcgacAGGGGTCGACCTTACAG ttatcATCAGGGCCAGTCATATCTCAGTGAcctaccagctcagagttcatcccatgcACCTTTAGTTCAGGGCTCATCGGCACCGGGTTCTTCTAGCAGGTATTCTGGTGCTCGGAGCTCTCTCCAGTCCCCACCGCCATTTGTAGGGAGGGGTTATTTCGAGTGTGAAGATatgggtcatatcaagag accagatgctgttgcttcagacgcagtgatcacaggtattgtctcagttttccacagaAAGGCCTCTATactatttgaccctagttccagttattcatatgtatcatcgtacttcgctcatcatttggatattccccgtgagtccttagattcatctgttcatgtctctatgctggtgggcgatactattattgtggaacgTGTATATCGATTGTGTATAGTGACCATTGGGAGTCTggatactagagttgatcttagcatggttgattttgacgtgatcttgggtatggattg ggATGTTAGTGTCGATACTCCTACTAtcgattctgttccggtggtgcagGAATTTacagatgtgtttcctacagactttccaggcatgccacccgacagggatattgacttcggtattgacttggtgccgggcactcaacccatttctattccaccatatcgcatggcaccagctgATTTGatggaattgaaggagcagcttcaggaactccttaataaggggtttattaggcctagtgtgtcatcttAG